Within the Musa acuminata AAA Group cultivar baxijiao chromosome BXJ2-9, Cavendish_Baxijiao_AAA, whole genome shotgun sequence genome, the region AAATGGCAATAACTAAACCAAGATAAAGTATATAGTCCGCTGTTTGCTGTTGCAGTGACATTTGATTATTCTCACAATATAAGTTGATAATTATGGGAAGCAACAAAGACCTTAGTTATCCTAGAAGAATCACTGTGGAATCATAATGCAACCAATAAAAATTTGATAAATTTacataatattaaataaattatgaaCTAAAGGAATTAAAGGGCCAAaccaaaaactttatggaaaccgTTAATGCTGAGAAAAAGCACACCTGATCAATTGTTCGCACATCTGGTGAAAGGCCACCATGGACACAAAGCACCTATATTGAAACATGATATTGGATAACTGATAATACAAGGGGAAGagaaaaaattatatttctatgTCAATATAAATATATGCATTTACAATAAAAACAGATATATTCAAACATATTGTTATTTAGTAACAAATAATATGAGGGGGAGGAAAAAAGTTAAATTGCTATGTTGACATAAATATAAGCACTTAAAAAGAAAACAAGCTTACAGTTCCATCTATGATTGCTGATAAAGTAAGGTAGTCAAAAACATCTGTGCAATACCGCCATGCATTTGCATTCCCATACTTTCTCTGGCATTCATCATAAAATCCATACACCTAAGAGAAACATTCATCATCAGCAATAAACAGGATAAAAAATCATACAAATTGTTTCGATTGTCCAATAACATTGTGGCAAGAACAATAAAACATGAAGAGAAGAGATGCAATTAAACAAGGTAAAATAAATATCAACTAGGACATGCATTTTAAAATAAACTCTGTAAAAGTTCAACTACCATAAAAATCTGTCTTGGGGCctataataatcatcatcacagTAAAAGATTGGATACCTGTGTTAATTGCCTGCTTTCATGATTGCCACGTAAAAGAGTGATATTTGCAGGGTACCTGattaaaaagaagataaaaatttcAATTAAATCATACTCAATGTTCTTCTCAATGAAAAGGCTGTAATAGCCAAAGAtaagaaagataaaaaagattATTTAGACATACCACTCCGAagatatcaaaataattattgTTTTTTTGCAACTATAACAATAGAAACATAAAAGATACACCATTAGAATAAATAATAGTCACCAAGGAAGTCAAAGATTATGTTCAAAGAAGCCTAAGACTAATGTCTAAAAATTGATGTTATGCGTACAAGAATAATTACTTTTATTGTGAACAAATTCAATCAGAAATGCAAGAATCAGAACATTACAAAATACAACATATTGAAAAATTGGCACCAAGTATTTCAATAGTgatcttaaataaaaaataacaaaaggAAAGCTTGTGATGGCATTATAACTCATAATTAGGCCTACAAACCGTCTCTAATGTTAAATTAGTTTGAATAGCAACAGCCAATGGATGGATATGCATGCATCTTTAGTGGCACCAAGCAAAGCAATTTGGCATACAACAAGAATGTCAAAATGCAAAGTTAATTAATTGAATCTGGAACTTAGAAAGTGACACATTCCTCACATATAGATCATTTAAACAAACATAAAAGTTCAAAACACATAATTATCTGTTCCCCATTTCCATCACTGATGGTGGCGTCCATAAACCATATGCTAtatttcattttaaaaaaattgatgcagctCATTGTTAAAGTGGCACAATGAATAGGATagaaaaagggagagaaaaatgaagaaagaagTGGGCTTTTTAAAAAAAGAATTTAAATTTTATCTTCTACAACCACGTCCAAAATAAAATGATCATGAACACTACAAGAGTTAATATCACAGAGTAATTGCTCTTCAAATAAGATGTGCAATGATTAAGAGTTTGGACTTTGGAGCAGCTGGGACTTTCAGATTGGGAAGATACATATTTAAGAAAAAGAAAGTTCCAAAGTAATTAAGAATGGAGATGACAGTTATCTTTCATAAATGTTTATAGGATAAAAGAAACAACAGAAACTTGTGCTGACACATCTACTTCCTGATTCTTGCAAAGTCATGCATACAATATACGTAGTAGAAAAAAGATTGAAAAAACAAACAACACTACACCAATATAAATTTTACCTGGCTTTCAAAAGCAAAAGAATTGTGAAAACTTCCAGACTGTTATAACCACGATCAACAAAGTCACCCTGGCAGTGATGTAGGGAAATTTTGTACCACAAATTCATATTGGTATTCTTACataataaaatacataaaaaatcTTCAATTTTCTTAAAATGAGAAATTCACCATGAATATGTAATTTGTCTCAGGAACATGACCTCCAGTTTGAAAAAGTTTCATTAGATCATGAAACTGACCATGGATGTCACCACAAACAGTTACAGGGCTATTAACCGGCTGTACATTTGACTCCTCAATAAGAATCTCCTTAACCTGTTTAGAATAAAAATAATAGtccagaaatttaaaaaaaatatgatttacaGAAACATAAAGTCTACCATTTACAGAAGACAGATTAAGGATAAAAGAAAATGTTATATTTTTCTTGGATAAAATCTCTTGTCAAATATTTTGGAAGAGATTATAGAATCAGTACACATTTCTGCATATCTAAATTGGAAGCATGATGTCATGCAGATGTCAATAACACCTAAACAAGAGATCAACCGTAATATTAGGTACTGCATGTCGACAACAACATGGAGAAGCGACATTAGCATGTGAAATTATAAACACTGGTTTCACTAACTTTCACGTTGTCCATAGAACAACTGAAGCAAGAAAATTTCTCCTAAATATTTTCTGCAAACAATGAATTCATTGTTTGAAACAATCACTATAGCACAATTCTATTAAAATTGGACTAACTTGGACAACCTAAAAGTGCAATAAAGAATGAAGACCATTTTTATATAAAGTCAGCCTAGACAGAGCAGTTAAGAAAGAAAATTAAGAGGGGAACGATCGAGATATTTGAAAGATAATTGATATTAGACTTCTCATAGTATAAAAGGTAATTGCTAAAGAAGAAAATTGGAAGGTAATTGATGGGGATCAGGTTGGTTGATTAAATATCAACTTCCCCTGAAACTACAGTTAATCTGAAGCCATGAATTTTCCCAtcaaccttagctctcagccaagCAGAAGAAATGAAAATTTACAaaccatgacttgaattttgctcGTAAATAGTTAAATTTTTTTGTCATCAGATAATTATACATTACATTTATGTGTTAGACCTGTCACTCATTTACTTGGGAAACTAACCTTAACAATAGCTTCAAAACGTGTGCATGATTTAGAATAGCTCTGTTACTCCATGCATCCGCTGTTCATTTCACATCGAAACATCAGCATCTAGAGTAATCCAACCAAACTGGTCATTCCTTCATGCCTACATCCTATTTCCCAATCTATCACATTatagaatcaagatttttcaaggTTTTCGTTTTTAGCAACGCTCACTATTAAACAAAACATTTTCTTGCAAAAGAAAGCGATATATTGGGAATTTAAAGAGCTATCGGATAACAAGAACCAAAATCATACAAACGAATGATTGATAACGAAAGAGTCATCAGACAACAAGAACCCAAATCAGACAAACGAATGATTGATAACGAAAAAGATAAAGATACGATATGAGGGCATATCATGAAACGCTAACCTCGCATCAAACCTAGATCTAGGATACAAAACAGAGAACAAGAAGCAAGAAAATGCTTAGACAAGAAAAGAACGGTGCCCTAGCGTACGTATTCGCAGAGGAGTTGTAGCTCGTGTTCCTCCAGATGCTGCCCTTTCTTCACCTTCGCGATCCACTGATCCAATTCCATCACGGAGAACGCAGGAAACCGGTGGATTCGTCCGGTATCGTCCTTCGTCGATTTAGGAAAAGAGGGGGAACCCAAGTCGAAGAGTTTGTGCAAAGGGGCCAATGGAAGTATAGACTCCGCCGTGCTGTGCGAGCCCTTTTTTTTTCTAGCATAAAGACCAAGAATACAAAAGTCGTGTTTTCTTATAGCGGCCGACACAAACGTATTGATGATTATAACGGGTATTTTCCTTGTGACGGTCACGGATGACATGGAAAATTCTCTTTTTCCAACGGGCTTCTCTTCTTGGTCATCCATGGTGAACGAGAGATATTTCACCTTAGAAAGGAACGATACACTAAGGGAATTTGTCCAACCCCTTAACTAGGAAATTTGGTTAGGTGGTTCGATTTAaattttttagattatttttttaatgaaaaatctAATGATAgtttattttaaatatgattaCGTGGAGCATAAGTCAGAGTCTTATTCTATGGTTTTAGTCACTTACCAtatgtctctttttttttttcatccttcGATAGGTTGTGGAGCAATCCTCTTTGGGATTGGAAGACTCTATAGTTTTTGTCAAAAGTTGTGTCTAAGGACGTTAGAACCGAATATCTATGGTTCCTTGattaaagttaaaaaaataatgattcgTAAAACATCGTGTTGATCAGTGAGACGAGTAGGCTAGTGTAAGAGAAAATGTCGAAGAAGCATGCGATGTCACTAAAAGCTATTGCTGAGGAAGCATGTGAGGCAAAGGGAGACATTGCTCTCAAGAATCTGTAGATGGTTATTCTTGTATATTGATGGGTACCTCAAGGAGGACGTGATGGATGGTTACTATGTGGCTTGGGTAGTGAGACAATTATTTCCCAACCGATAGTGAGACAACTACCTCCAAGTAGATTTTTCATTATTTTACTTTTGATATCTTGGAAGTTGTGGCTCTtgcttttgcttgctaatgaatcAATCAGTGGATAGCCCGGTGCCTAGGGTAGTGGGATAGCTACCTCTTGGGGTGACTCGGGTGGTGTGACAACTAATTCTTTAGATTCTATTCTTGATCTTTTGAAAATTATAGATCCTACCTTAGAAGGTGGGCATCAATGATGTAATAGTTGCTGACCCACAAATAGACCTTAATGTCTTAATCCCTATGGTTCCTCCTTCATAACCCAAGTAGTAGCCTATGCATCTTCGGTCCCCTATTTTGATTAGAGCTGGTGATAAGATTTCTAAGCCTACCACTTCAAAATCTTCCTTTTACCCTCTTACTGGAAACTATCGGATCGATTTTGTGTGGCTTACCTATTATGGAAGGTGTGGAGGTTCTTAAGGATTTACAAGTGTAGCCATCTGACTTACTTGATGATACTCATATAGTGGATATTCCTCTAGCCAAAGTGGCCTAACACTCATGGGGGGTCGCTGAGACTAGACTCAAGGCTACTGCATCTTAGTTGAGTCAAAGAATACTCATAAGCATAGGACATGAGGAGGTATTTCTTTCTCTTACTCTTTTCGTTTCTTGTGAGGTGTGCCCTTGTCCTATTAGAGATTATCTCAAGTTTCTTTTGAcctctattttattggatattatTGTATTGTAAGAAACACATGTTGATGTTTCTCAATTTGATGAGTTGATTCGGTATTTGGGTCGACATTAGTTGAGCTTCACCCACCCTACTAAGGGAGCGTCCGGGGCAATACTACTAGCTTGATCTACTACGAACATGGTCCATGTGCTTTCTAACCATTCTCAATGTATTTATGCTATCATATAACTAAAGAATTATTCTCCTTGGCCTTTTCGACTTAGGGGCTTTTGGCCTAAAAAAAATACATCTATTGCAAGTTTTGGTCTTATTAGACTAGGCTTTTGCCCATCCCTATTAGATTCAACTTTTTGATGATTCATCTATTTCGGGTGTGTTTTAAACATTGCTTGATTATGTTTTTTATGATTGATCCTAAGCAGTTTAAGGATTATTTGTTTAGATTTCAAAACATTTAGATTAAAAACAAGAAGTTTAATGATGTGGTTTAATCTAATTAGTCTAGGCATCTATGTTCCTCTATATTTGTAGCCTCTATTACTTATAACGTCAAGTACCTTATGGGGTGTTTGTCCTGTTGAAACTCGATATGTTTTGGGTACCTTAATGTGCAAGCATCTAAGCTTCAAGCTAACACTACTTTAATTGAAATTAAGGAGGCTAGTTTGGATCTAATCTAAATGAGGTTGAAGGTAATTAGTTAATTTATTTACAGAATCATTTCAAAGCTATCCTCAGGCAACTTAGTCTTTAGTGATGGCCTTGGTCAAAACCAAGTGAATTTCTAATGATGACAGATATATTCACTACTATCATAAATATCACTACTTCGAATAGACATATTCAGATTCTTTCTATTAAGATTAATGCTTTTGCGGTTAATCAGTCAAAAGACATTATGGATAAATTTATAAAACTTGAAAACCATATCTCAACATAGTTTCTAATTCTATGTGGGTCTCCATTAATCATTTCCTTTGTACTTCTATTTTTGCATTAACTTTGGGTtcaaacttttatttttttttttctctaaatgtcCTAATCCTAATGCTATTCTGGATTATAAACTTATCTCCTTATGTAATATTATTTATCACATTTTGACCCTTGCTTGCTAATAGGATCAAACCCTTCTCACCTGATTTAATTGTCATGGAGCAATCTATTTTTCTCTTGCTCGTAAGAGTAAAAACCCTTTTATCATTATTAAAGTTGATTTAGaaaaaaactataataggcttttATAAAATGTTATTTTCAAAGTTTTGCATGCTTTTCCTGAAGTgttcatttattatatttatgcatCTCTATTCCTAAATTTTCTTATTTGATTAATGAGAAATCATCTAAGGTTTTTAAGGTAGGTAGGGGTTTTAAATAGGATAATCCCTTATCTCTCTGCCTCTGGCTCAGTTCTTAACTTATCTTCTTACCAAGGTTGTTGAGAATGGTAAACttatcctttttttaattttaagaatAAATTTTTTGCTTTAgagttaataaaaaataatatatatttttgctttagaggtaataaaaaataatatagaatGATCATTGATCTCTTTCATGCCAATGAATATTTTATCAATCAAAGAATGAATCTTAGGAAATATAAAGATTTCATCATGCTAATAGGCAAACTATGTCTTCCATTTGTGGGTTCTTTAGTATTAAGGAGGGTAAATTCCCTTTTAAGTACCTATAAACCATGAGCTCTCCTCATTGTATGTTTGCTTTAGCTTCTGATTCTTGTGTGTAAATTGTTCAATAGAAACTTAGCTCTTAGTAAGCTAATTATCTATCTCAAGCCGATAAGATTACTCTGATTAAGTCGATTCTTATGTCTGTTATTATCCATTTACTTATTGTTTCTTGGATACTTAGAATCTTGGATTCTTAtgtgtcaaaaattaatcttggaTATTTAGAATCTTGGAATCGTGGATACTTAGAATCTCCCAAACCGACTACAGTCAATTTATTATTCCTAGTGTGACTTGGTATATTTAAAGCTACCTACTTCTCATTATATTGCTGCATTTGGTATTATAGATACTTAGGCATTGTTTGCTATGTGGTGTTCAATTTGATGAGTTATCTCATATTTACTTTCATTGTCATTTTAGTCGATCGCATTTTTGAATTTTTTGAGCATAAGTTGGATTTAAAGTTTGTATTGTTTGGTTACCTTTATGGGTCCGTAATGATATCTTatttagtaaaaaataataatacctAAAATTTTTGTGATAATATTAGTGATAAAATTATTACtaatttatgatttttaaaaaatttaattacgATTTTTTAGTgacaatatattttaatattattattattattattataaaaaatatgattaatgTGGCGTCGAGTATTTAAAATTACGTAACCCGATGACCGATGGATGACCAGTGAGTTGAGTACTGCATCGGCAACGAACTTTTAGGTTGCAGTCCTTGAGTTCGGGTGGTGGTGGTTTCCCGAGGAGCCAAACGATGACGTGTTGGAGGTGTAAAAGGGAGAGGGGAAGACGGACGCGTGGAACGGTGCCGTTCGATCTGTTGCGGGCGACGACAGGAGATGCAGAGCGGGGCCGTTCCACCCGTATCTGAAACGGCTGGGTGCTTTGTCGGAGCTCTCCGGCAGCGGACGGAACGGTTGGTGGAGAAGATATTTCTTCTTCTACTGGTGCAGATGCCGGCGGCGGCGGTTACTCAGGGAGGGAGAGTGTCGGAGCATTCTCAGGCGAAATCCTCATGGCTTAAATCCTCGTCGAGCCATGTCGTAGGCGAAACACGACGTCCCAAATCGACGAAGGACTCCGCAAAGGAACTGGATCAGTGGATCGCGAATGTGAAGAAAGGGCAGCATCCAGAGGCGAATACGTAAGGGCACCCTTGCTTGGTTTTCTCTGCGGCAAAGAGTTGAGGAGTCTGATTCAATTTGTACTCTCGCGAGTCCGCGTGAATCGGAATTTATCCTTAAATCTGTCTTCTGTAAATGGTAGACTTTATGTTTCCGTAAGTCagaatttaatttaaaattttctggACTATTATATTCATTGTAAACAGGTTAAGGAGATTCTTGTTGAGGAGTCAAATGTACAACCGGTTAATAGCCCTGTGACTGTTTGTGGTGACATCCATGGCCAGTTTCATGATCTAATGAAACTTTTTCAAACTGGAGGTCATGTTCCTGAGACAAATTACATATTCATGGTGAAGTTCTTCTCATTTTAAGCaaattgaagatttttttttatgtatgttATTATGCAAGAATACCAATATGAATGTATGGTTCAAAATTTGCCTACATCAAAGCCAGGGTGACTTTGTCGATCGTGGTTATAACAATCTGGAAGTTTTCACAATTCTTTTGCTTCTGAAAGCCAGGTAAAATTTATATTCGTGTAGTGTTGTTCATTTTTTCAGTCTGCTTTCTACTAAGTATATTGTATGCATGATTTGCAAGAATCAGGGGGCAGATGTGCCAGCACAAGTTTCTGTTGTTTCTTTTATCCTATATACATtatatacatttgtgaaagataacTATCATCTCTAGTCTTAATTACTTTGGATCTTTCTAATGTTGAATAGCTATGTATGGTTTTCCTTTATGTATGCAGAACTTGGGACTGGAGGATGTTGGAGTAGAGTTGGCAAAGATTGGTGCAGTATTGGTACATATGAATTCACCAACTTAATTTATTGTGTCTCAGAAGtacttcatagcctttgtatgaaAACAGTAATTTGATTCAGGTTGATGAATACTCTCGAACATCAGTTGATTCCATTTGGGCTGTTGGAGATGCTACAGATAGAGTGAACTTGACCCCTGTTGCATTGATGGAAGGGAGGGGCATTTGCTGAAACTGTGTTTGGTACTGAACCCACAAAACCAGATTACAGATTTGTATCTATAGCATTGTAGGGGCAATTTGTAGATAGTGCTCTAAAAAGAAATGATGTCTGGTAAACTATGGCCTGATTATGATTAGTGAAACAAGCATGTTACAAGAAGATGAGAATATTTAGAATCCCTGTATTCTCTTGCATAAGCATTTTGTCAAGATTATCTCCACTAGCAACGTCAGCTAGCTAGTTAAATTGTTCTAAATGAGCCTCCAGAGTCATCTCTAATCTAATATTtgtttatcattatcattttcttttGCAACCTACTAGTTGTCGTTACTCGTCACATATGATAGAAGTTGATGTGTTGTTTTTCTTTGTCTTTAGTTTTGCAGAATGTCATTATTGAACCTCCTGATGCTATGGGTCAGGTATGCAGCAAAATAAAGTTTATATACGCTTCATGGAAGATGGACTTTGCCAAATTTTATTGGCAACTATCAACCTAAAGGCTATTTGGAATGTAGGATCTACTCTCTGGTTTATAGATGAAGCTTGTGTAAGAAATAACAATCCTCTAAATAATACATGGAAATAATTACAACAGAAGATGAACACGATCAATTTTGATTTACAGATTTATATTCATCGAAGAGGAAAAGATGCATAAACCTGCTATTTTGTGTTAAAAAATTAGCTATAACAACTAAGCAATTAAATTGGTTTCAGGCTTAAAATTCCATATTTCAGTGTTATGGTAACCAGCTTTAACAGTACCAGTTTTTTAAATGTTATGGCAACCCTTTTTGACAAGTAATTCTGTACGATAATGTCTTTTGTCTTAGCTTGTGAAGTCCATCATTGCCACAAGGTGACAATTATCCCCATCGGAAAgaactttcttttttatttcttttaatgtacTTGAACGGAGTGTTACAAAGATAGCCTTTTACAACCATAAACCTCCTAGatctaataaggtggaacctgCCCCGAGGTCATGAACATATTTGCTGGTTGTCAACCGCAAGCAGTTGCCTGGTATTGTTAAATGGATTAGTCTATGGTGCAGTAACTCATGGCACCTTTTGATTTCAATTTCTTATGATCAGGTGCTTCCTGTGCTATGTTGGGTAAATTGCAAAACTATTTTTAGGGTTTAAGGAAATATATCCTTAGTTTGATGGGTAATATATGATATGAAGAGTGTCCATGCACTTAGTCAACCAAGTAAGAAGCATAGGTGCAAATGGATGATGAACATTTGTTTGTTGCAGCTTAAGTTTGCATGACGTGTTCTTGTGAGACATGTTAATTCATGCTTCTACATTTGAGACTGTGAATCAACTCTCACTAACAGTATGTTTTAGTTTTCGGGCAAGTAAAGTTAAATGGGTAGTTTGTCGGTgcaaaataatatcttattagtggATTGCATGTGTATGACAGAGCTGTGCCCTCTGCTGTATTTTCCCAGCCTCCAATTGGACAAGTTGGTCTTACCGAGGAGCAAGTGAGACAAATTCTGCTGTCATAACTGTTCTTTGAAGTGTGCATTAGATATTCTTTCCCCTCTAATATCCGAAAATGGTGCAGGCTGTTCAAGAGTGTGGTGAAGTTGATATTTTCACAGCCAACTTCAGGCCTCTAAAGGCCACGCTTTCTGGCCTGCCTGATTGGGTGTTTATGAAACTTATTGTGTGTGCAAACACAAATACAGTATTAGGTGTGCACATGTGTGGGGAAGATTCACCAGAGATTATACAGGTTTCTTTGTTTTGCTTTAATTCCATCCCTTTGTATCTTCTAGCTTTTAGCTTAGCAGGCTTAAATTTCATATACTTCAGGGGATTGCTATAGCTGTAAAAGCTGGATTGACAAAAGCAGATTTTGATGTCACCGTTGGAATTCATCCAACATCTGCTGAGGAGCTTGTCACCATGAGGAGTCAAACTGGAAAATTCCGGAAGGGTCCTTCCTTAGCCATGGTTTGTTGAGTCTATAATTTGAATTTAtcttttatgaaagtaaaattatAAACATAGTGAATGGCTTAATTTTGTTTCAAGTTTCGTCATGCCATATAAAATTTCACATAGTAATGGAGAATTTATTCTATAATTCTTTATTCTTTGTTTATATCTTAAGTGCTTatcatttttttcccttttttgcaTGACTTCTAGGAGAAGAGTGGCATTGAGATCAAATCACAAAGTTGATGAGTAACTCATGAGTCATCTCATGAGGTATGTCATTAGAATTTTTTACTGTGTGCAGCAAACTTTAGTAACATGCATATTCTTCAAACTTTTTATatatacaacaacaataaaattgtAAGTCTTAATTATTTGGGGTTGACTACATGGATTTTTTGTCGCCATTGAGATATataacaaggttcgcaataccgtaccgtaccggagtttcgatctgggctcggtaccggtacggtacgatataccgctcggtacacccaagtgtaccgagcggtatattcaggcgtgccgagcactgtagcagttctacagtgctacaatactgctacagtgtcggaacagtaacatatggtccgcgtaccgaaagtctgtcggaccggtCCGTACCGCCCATACTGCAAACCATGATATATAAAAGTTAtttgtttagttaagtttagactatttaattctttatttataatttctagtaAGGTTATTTTAAGTCTTCCTTTGTTTTTTCTCAtatcactaatattaatcattttaccTCTTCTAATTATCACAACCATAGGTCTCCTAAGTATATATTCATACCATTTTAAACGTTTCTCTCTCATCTCATCCTCTATCGATGTAATATCtagttgttcacaaataaaaatatttttttgaactttctttgtAACTCGACACATCCATTTCAATATTCTCATATCGGTAataaattttttgtatatatcattttttaattatTCCACACATAAACCATAAAATATTGTTGGTCTCACGATTGTcttataaaaattttcttttaatctcaaatgtATCTAGTAATCACACAAGATGCTTAGCGCCTCTCACCATTTTAATCGTTCTATTTTTAGTCTATGAATAATATGCTTATCAATCTCTCTATATTGTTAAATAATTGATCGAAGATACATAAGACTTTTACTTAAAGAACTTCTTATCCATCTAACTTAACTATACAATCCTACCTATTCCTAGTATTACTAAAATTGCATCTCTTATATTAAGTCTGTGATACTTAAtttaaaacatttagtttctaaGAATTGCCTCCataactcaagtttataattaatttcatttaggctcttatcaactaagacaatatcatcaacaaataatatACACAAAGGAGGTCTATCCTGTAAAGGATTAGTAAGTTCATTCATTATCGATATGAAAAGATAAGGACTTAATACGGATATTTGATATAATCATATACTAATAGAGAACTCACTAGATATGCTCCCTATAGTTATAATAATACTagctacattatcatacatatctttagtaacatcaatataattagtggataggtctttttttcaaaaatataccATAATAAATCCCTAGAAATTTTATCATATGTTTTCTTTAGGtcaataaaaattatatgcaaatattttatttctttctatacttttcatttatcattttaataaataaatagcttcgaTCTTCTaagcataaaaccaaattgattttcaatgatatttgttTCAAACCTTATCATACTTTCAACAACATTCTCAAAGTTCTATAATATGGCTCAAGATATTTATTCCTCTATAATTAGAATAGTTTTGAATGtcacctttatttttataaattgacattaattttttatttttttttcatgtatcTTTCTTAAACTCTAATTAACCTAGCTATTTTTTGTCATATAAACTTTTCAAAACCTCAATAA harbors:
- the LOC103998610 gene encoding phytochrome-associated serine/threonine-protein phosphatase — protein: MELDQWIAKVKKGQHLEEHELQLLCEYVKEILIEESNVQPVNSPVTVCGDIHGQFHDLMKLFQTGGHVPETNYIFMGDFVDRGYNSLEVFTILLLLKARYPANITLLRGNHESRQLTQVYGFYDECQRKYGNANAWRYCTDVFDYLTLSAIIDGTVLCVHGGLSPDVRTIDQIRVIDRNCEIPHEGPFCDLMWSDPEEIDTWAVSPRGAGWLFGSRVTSEFNHINKLDLVCRAHQLVQEGLKYMFDKGLVTVWSAPNYCYRCGNVASILSFNEKMEREVKFFTETEENNQMRGPRTGVPYFL